A window of Pseudobdellovibrionaceae bacterium contains these coding sequences:
- a CDS encoding acyl carrier protein yields MKDKVIQIIVNHLNIDAEKVQTKSSFIEDLGADSLDIVEIVMSFEEEFGIEIPDSDAEKLKTVQNVIDYLEKNVS; encoded by the coding sequence TTCAAATTATTGTAAATCACCTAAATATTGATGCAGAAAAAGTACAAACAAAATCTTCTTTTATAGAAGACCTTGGGGCAGATAGCTTAGATATTGTAGAAATTGTAATGAGTTTTGAAGAAGAATTTGGAATTGAAATTCCAGACAGCGATGCAGAAAAATTAAAAACAGTTCAAAATGTAATCGATTACTTAGAAAAAAATGTTTCGTAA